One window of the Nocardia huaxiensis genome contains the following:
- the fahA gene encoding fumarylacetoacetase has product MSSRVRIEVPEDSGFGPTHLPYCVFRPRGGEPRVGARLGDSIIDLAVALDDPMFAQPSLNAFMTQGPQCWREVRELVHAAAETELPAAAVHSVRAVQLDLPVEIGDYVDFYASLDHATAMGRMLRPDGEPLLPNWKHLPVGYHGRAGTVVVSGTAITRPHGQLRTASGAPEFGPTRRLDIEAELGFLVGSGSPLGTPLRTGDFAEHIFGVALVNDWSARDIQGWEAQPLGPFLGKSFATTLSAWVTPLDALAAARIPLPAQDPAPLPYLQDSAPWSLDIDLGVEWNGQIVSTPPFRRMYWSPAQMLAHMTVNGASTRTGDLFASGTISGPERHERGSLMELTWAGTDPVDLNGDKRTFLEDGDEIAITASAPAVGGGRLTLGEVRGRITRQ; this is encoded by the coding sequence ATGAGCAGTCGTGTGCGTATCGAAGTCCCCGAGGATTCCGGATTCGGCCCGACCCATCTGCCCTACTGTGTGTTCCGCCCGCGCGGCGGCGAGCCGCGGGTCGGCGCGCGGCTGGGCGACAGCATCATCGATCTGGCCGTGGCCCTCGATGATCCGATGTTCGCGCAACCCAGCCTGAACGCCTTCATGACGCAGGGCCCGCAGTGCTGGCGGGAGGTGCGCGAACTGGTGCACGCCGCCGCCGAGACCGAATTGCCAGCGGCGGCAGTGCATTCGGTGCGCGCCGTCCAGCTCGACCTGCCCGTGGAGATCGGCGACTACGTCGATTTCTATGCCAGCCTCGACCACGCCACCGCCATGGGCCGCATGCTGCGCCCGGACGGTGAACCGCTGCTGCCGAACTGGAAACACCTCCCGGTGGGCTATCACGGCCGTGCGGGCACCGTGGTGGTGTCCGGCACGGCAATCACCCGCCCGCACGGTCAGCTCCGAACCGCCTCCGGCGCACCGGAATTCGGCCCGACCCGCCGCCTGGACATCGAGGCCGAACTCGGCTTCCTGGTCGGCTCCGGCTCACCCCTCGGCACGCCGTTGCGCACCGGCGATTTCGCCGAGCACATCTTCGGCGTGGCCCTGGTCAACGACTGGTCCGCCCGCGACATCCAGGGCTGGGAGGCGCAACCGCTCGGCCCCTTCCTCGGCAAATCTTTCGCGACCACCCTCTCCGCCTGGGTGACGCCCTTGGACGCCCTGGCCGCGGCCCGCATTCCACTGCCCGCGCAGGATCCCGCGCCCCTGCCCTATCTTCAGGACAGCGCCCCCTGGAGTCTCGACATCGATCTCGGCGTGGAATGGAACGGTCAGATCGTCTCCACTCCCCCGTTCCGCCGCATGTACTGGTCCCCCGCGCAGATGCTCGCGCACATGACCGTCAACGGCGCGTCCACCCGCACCGGCGACCTGTTCGCCTCCGGCACCATCTCCGGCCCCGAACGCCACGAACGCGGTTCGCTCATGGAACTGACCTGGGCCGGAACCGACCCGGTGGACCTGAACGGCGACAAGCGCACCTTCCTGGAGGACGGCGACGAAATCGCCATCACCGCATCCGCCCCGGCCGTGGGCGGCGGCCGCCTCACCCTGGGCGAGGTGCGCGGTCGAATAACCCGGCAATAG
- a CDS encoding homogentisate 1,2-dioxygenase, translating into MTFYRQVGAVPPKRHTQHRDQQGKLYYEELMGEEGFSGDSSLLYHRGLPPAIVDSTVWVLPEQRTYPNHPLRHRHLKLHELFPGERYQDTDMVTGRRLLLGNSDVRISYVVAGTPSPLYRNAIGDELVYIESGSGRVETVFGVLSVHQGHQVLLPRATTHRWLPDSPEPLRAYIIEGSGHITPPKRYLSKYGQLLEHSPYCERDLHGPTEPFQAEGTDVEVLVKHRPAGEIVGTSMVYATHPFDVVGWDGCLYPFTFDIADFEPITGRVHQPPPAHQAFEGNNFVVCNFVPRKVDYHPLSIPVPYYHSNVDSDEIMFYCGGNYEARKGSGIAQGSVSVHPGGYAHGPQPGAYERSIGIEYFDELAVMVDTFHPLQLGEGALACEDDKYAWTWSGRGPSEGWI; encoded by the coding sequence ATGACGTTCTATCGACAGGTGGGGGCGGTGCCGCCGAAGCGGCATACCCAGCACCGTGACCAGCAGGGAAAGCTCTATTACGAAGAGCTGATGGGAGAAGAGGGCTTCTCCGGCGATTCCTCACTGCTCTATCACCGCGGATTGCCACCAGCCATTGTGGATTCGACGGTGTGGGTCCTGCCCGAGCAGCGGACCTACCCGAATCATCCACTGCGACACCGGCATTTGAAGCTGCACGAGCTGTTCCCGGGCGAGCGGTACCAGGACACCGACATGGTGACCGGCCGCCGCCTGCTGCTCGGAAACTCCGACGTACGAATTTCCTACGTGGTTGCTGGAACCCCATCGCCGTTGTACCGCAATGCCATCGGCGATGAACTGGTGTACATCGAGTCAGGTTCCGGGCGGGTGGAGACCGTCTTCGGTGTGCTGTCTGTACATCAAGGTCATCAGGTGCTGCTGCCGCGCGCCACCACCCACCGCTGGCTGCCCGATAGCCCGGAACCGTTGCGCGCCTACATCATCGAGGGCTCCGGGCACATCACGCCGCCGAAGCGCTACCTGTCGAAGTACGGCCAGCTGCTCGAACACTCCCCCTACTGCGAACGCGACCTGCACGGCCCCACCGAACCGTTCCAGGCCGAGGGCACCGATGTCGAGGTGCTGGTGAAGCATCGCCCGGCCGGTGAAATCGTCGGCACCAGCATGGTTTACGCCACGCACCCCTTCGATGTGGTCGGCTGGGACGGCTGCCTGTACCCGTTCACCTTCGATATCGCCGACTTCGAACCCATCACCGGCCGCGTGCACCAGCCGCCGCCCGCGCATCAGGCGTTCGAGGGCAACAACTTCGTCGTCTGCAATTTCGTCCCGCGCAAGGTGGACTACCACCCGCTGTCGATCCCGGTGCCCTATTACCACTCCAATGTGGACTCCGACGAGATCATGTTCTACTGCGGCGGAAACTACGAGGCGCGCAAGGGTTCCGGCATCGCCCAGGGTTCGGTGTCGGTGCATCCGGGCGGATACGCGCACGGTCCCCAACCCGGGGCATACGAACGCAGTATCGGCATCGAATACTTCGATGAACTCGCGGTCATGGTCGACACCTTTCACCCGCTCCAACTGGGTGAGGGCGCACTGGCCTGCGAGGACGACAAGTACGCGTGGACCTGGTCGGGTCGTGGGCCTTCCGAAGGATGGATATGA
- a CDS encoding TetR/AcrR family transcriptional regulator, which produces MGTDSAVRPRQRARHLGPERRRPQVLDTALQIAVENGIAAITIAAVADRMKVTRPVVYACFADRVELIDALIRREEEHMIKGVFETLPRRRVEADEAVFIEGFRALLHTVAERPDTWRLLYGNPDPAVADSFGRGRVLAVELCTRRLRPTLKAWSTADAERKLPVLVELWVSAGEGAARTLLSGEGDWTPDDLGEFVGAAVYRALRYA; this is translated from the coding sequence ATGGGCACCGATTCGGCTGTACGACCCCGGCAGCGCGCGCGACATCTCGGTCCCGAACGCCGCCGCCCGCAGGTGCTCGACACCGCGCTCCAGATCGCCGTCGAGAACGGCATCGCGGCCATCACCATCGCCGCCGTGGCCGACCGCATGAAGGTGACCCGGCCGGTTGTCTACGCCTGCTTCGCCGATCGGGTGGAACTCATCGACGCGCTCATCCGGCGCGAAGAAGAGCACATGATCAAGGGCGTCTTCGAAACCCTGCCGCGCCGCCGCGTGGAAGCCGACGAGGCCGTCTTCATCGAGGGCTTCCGCGCCCTGCTGCACACCGTCGCCGAGCGGCCCGACACCTGGCGCCTGCTCTACGGCAATCCCGATCCCGCCGTGGCGGATTCGTTCGGGCGCGGCCGGGTACTGGCCGTGGAACTGTGCACCCGCCGCCTGCGCCCCACCCTGAAGGCGTGGAGCACCGCCGACGCCGAACGCAAACTACCCGTCCTGGTGGAGCTGTGGGTGTCCGCCGGTGAGGGCGCGGCCCGCACCCTGCTCTCCGGCGAGGGCGACTGGACACCGGACGATCTCGGCGAATTCGTCGGCGCGGCCGTGTATCGCGCCCTGCGCTACGCGTAA
- a CDS encoding helix-turn-helix domain-containing protein: MTELRFETRESDSPWIDSVWTCRSDRVTDMTSVAVETWGLVFWEQRGTAYASITGPESRCGTAPVPEGADFTGIQFAVGTSLRVVAPPTLVDSGIALPDVTDRSFWLAGTHWETPHSDDAEALVERLVRDGVLVLDPLVADVVRGHDPAASERTLERRFKAATGLTQGAVRQISRAREAALLLSAGEQSGDVVEKLGYYDEPHLARALRQYVGRTAGELRERGGGAIALDLGQRRTS, from the coding sequence ATGACGGAACTGCGATTCGAGACCCGGGAATCGGATTCGCCGTGGATCGATTCCGTGTGGACCTGCCGCAGCGACCGGGTCACCGATATGACCTCGGTGGCCGTCGAGACGTGGGGTCTGGTGTTCTGGGAGCAGCGGGGCACGGCGTACGCGAGCATCACCGGGCCCGAAAGCCGTTGCGGCACCGCGCCGGTGCCCGAGGGCGCGGACTTCACCGGCATCCAGTTCGCGGTCGGCACCTCGCTGCGGGTGGTGGCCCCGCCCACCCTGGTGGACAGCGGGATCGCCCTGCCCGACGTCACCGATCGAAGCTTCTGGCTGGCCGGAACGCACTGGGAGACACCGCATTCCGACGATGCCGAGGCGCTCGTCGAACGGCTGGTGCGGGACGGGGTCCTGGTGCTGGATCCGCTGGTCGCCGACGTGGTGCGCGGGCACGATCCGGCGGCCTCCGAACGCACCCTGGAACGCCGCTTCAAGGCGGCGACCGGTCTCACGCAGGGAGCGGTGCGCCAGATTTCCCGCGCCCGCGAGGCGGCGCTACTGCTGAGCGCGGGTGAGCAATCCGGTGATGTGGTGGAGAAACTGGGGTACTACGACGAACCTCATCTGGCCCGCGCGCTGCGTCAGTACGTCGGGCGCACCGCCGGTGAGCTCCGCGAACGCGGCGGCGGTGCGATCGCCCTGGATCTGGGTCAGCGCAGGACTTCGTAG
- a CDS encoding dihydrofolate reductase family protein, whose product MARELVYTGFMSLDGVVDSPGGKEEGHRSGGWVMDTEFVPEAYSLKGEELADHTALLFGRRSYEAFAPFWKDSDDHAAYKDLPKYVLSSSLKEEELVEGWGETTILRSLEDIAALKQTEGGAIFIHGSAEMARNLADADLIDRYNLLIFPVLLGAGKTLFSRADRDKQQLRLRESASYSNGVTKAIYEVLR is encoded by the coding sequence ATGGCACGCGAACTGGTGTACACGGGATTCATGTCGCTCGACGGCGTCGTCGATTCGCCCGGCGGCAAGGAGGAGGGCCACCGCAGCGGCGGCTGGGTGATGGACACCGAGTTCGTCCCCGAGGCGTACTCGCTCAAGGGCGAGGAGCTCGCCGACCACACGGCTCTGCTGTTCGGCCGCCGCAGCTACGAGGCGTTCGCCCCGTTCTGGAAGGACTCCGACGATCACGCCGCCTACAAGGATCTGCCCAAGTACGTCCTGTCGAGCAGCCTGAAGGAGGAAGAGCTGGTCGAGGGCTGGGGCGAGACCACCATCCTGCGCTCGCTCGAGGACATCGCCGCACTGAAGCAGACCGAGGGCGGCGCCATCTTCATTCACGGCAGCGCCGAAATGGCCCGCAATCTGGCGGACGCCGACCTGATCGACCGCTACAACCTGCTGATCTTCCCGGTCCTGCTGGGCGCGGGCAAGACCCTGTTCAGCCGCGCGGACCGCGACAAGCAGCAGCTGCGCCTGCGGGAGTCGGCGAGCTACTCCAACGGCGTCACGAAGGCGATCTACGAAGTCCTGCGCTGA
- a CDS encoding lipase family protein yields MAINGDRRRRGWRRFTAAALATAVAAGAAVLVGTTAAPVSAAPQPLNVDAFYQAPEGFEAAAPGAILRSREVQLAVLTVLPVHVRSWQLLYRTTDLFGQPTVAATTVAIPQGANTSHSRPLVSHQFFYDSTAPHCAPSYVLQQGGGLPALEGIHSTVEYLELAASISQGYAINVPDYEGMDGHLAVAKEPGYMILDSIRAAESFEPLGLDGANTPVALWGYSGGGMGTGWAAEVQPAYAPELNIKGMAMGAPVTDVESLLHVNGSMFASLIGVGMASLRNAYPKFAETTDRYLTPEGRAIMERTESQCLVRNVFGLMFTDYQRMLTIPIADYLAIPEISEVFDSTIMGSTAPTAPMMVYQGVFDEAVPWYINDRLVQQWCDGGASVYYKRDHLSEHLTLTTLGMADAFNWIKGRINDNGPAPVGCRTDNVVTMLGSVDALVTNAEIQLNAVFGALGWPIGPQEK; encoded by the coding sequence GTGGCAATCAATGGGGATCGCCGACGACGGGGATGGCGGCGGTTCACCGCCGCAGCCCTCGCGACGGCCGTAGCGGCAGGCGCCGCCGTGCTGGTGGGGACCACCGCGGCACCGGTTTCCGCTGCACCGCAACCGCTGAACGTGGATGCGTTCTATCAAGCGCCCGAAGGTTTCGAAGCGGCCGCACCGGGCGCGATTCTGCGCTCGCGGGAAGTGCAGCTGGCAGTGCTGACGGTCCTGCCGGTGCATGTCCGCTCGTGGCAGTTGCTGTACCGCACCACCGATTTATTCGGGCAGCCGACGGTCGCGGCCACCACGGTCGCGATTCCGCAGGGCGCCAACACTTCTCACAGCAGGCCGCTGGTGTCGCACCAGTTCTTCTACGACAGCACCGCGCCGCACTGCGCGCCCTCGTACGTGCTGCAACAGGGTGGCGGGCTCCCGGCTCTCGAAGGCATCCATTCCACGGTCGAATACCTGGAACTCGCGGCCTCGATCAGCCAGGGCTACGCGATCAATGTGCCCGACTACGAAGGCATGGACGGGCATCTGGCGGTCGCCAAGGAACCCGGCTACATGATTCTGGACAGCATCCGCGCGGCCGAGAGTTTCGAGCCGCTCGGCCTGGACGGCGCGAATACGCCCGTGGCGCTGTGGGGTTACTCCGGCGGCGGCATGGGCACCGGCTGGGCCGCGGAGGTGCAGCCGGCCTACGCGCCGGAACTGAACATCAAGGGCATGGCCATGGGCGCGCCGGTCACGGACGTGGAATCGCTGCTGCACGTGAACGGTTCGATGTTCGCCAGCCTGATCGGCGTAGGCATGGCGTCGCTGCGCAATGCCTACCCGAAGTTCGCCGAAACCACCGACCGCTACCTGACCCCGGAGGGTCGCGCGATCATGGAGCGCACCGAGAGCCAGTGCCTGGTGCGCAATGTGTTCGGCCTGATGTTCACCGACTATCAACGCATGCTGACCATTCCGATCGCCGACTACCTGGCGATTCCGGAGATCTCGGAGGTCTTCGACTCGACGATCATGGGCAGCACCGCCCCCACCGCGCCGATGATGGTCTACCAGGGCGTCTTCGACGAAGCCGTGCCGTGGTACATCAACGACCGCCTGGTGCAGCAGTGGTGTGACGGCGGCGCGTCGGTCTACTACAAGCGGGATCACCTCAGCGAGCATCTGACGCTGACCACCCTCGGCATGGCCGATGCCTTCAATTGGATCAAGGGGCGTATCAACGACAATGGTCCCGCGCCCGTGGGTTGCCGCACCGACAATGTGGTCACCATGCTCGGCAGCGTCGACGCGCTCGTGACCAATGCCGAGATCCAGTTGAATGCTGTGTTCGGCGCGCTCGGCTGGCCGATCGGCCCGCAGGAGAAGTAG
- a CDS encoding acyl-CoA dehydrogenase family protein — protein sequence MTSTLFNPKTCEFSEFDAETARLLRATVTWFETHGKKRLLEESRDRVWYAEFLDFIKSERVFATFLTPAAEANGDPHKRWDTARIAMMSKILGFYGMQYWYVWQVTILGLGPIWQSHNKAAKQRAAAALDSGEIFAFGLSEQAHGADIYSTDMILEPKARGGFSATGGKYYIGNGNQAAMVSVFGRRADKPIIDSADFQRKMTEEEYSGYLFFAADSRHKNYKLRKNVVDSQMYVAAFDLDKYPVAEDDILHTGRAAFDAAMNTVNVGKFNLGFGAVGACEHAMYEAVTHAENRVLFGHKVTEFPQVRTILADSYARLIGMKLYSERAIDYMRSAGPNDRRYLLVSAIEKMSVTRQGQKIYEDLADVIAARGFENDMYFPMAMVGMFGLPRLEGTVHVNMALSLKFMPNYMFHPSDAGLAALRYVPGGAPAGAVKAASEALSWTSRRLAPRAGAVVPKLRGELASATYAPVPTRRDAADDEFLFRQGPTSGLGRIRFADWRPVFERHRHIPNVAVFLEQALGLKTLLAAATPTKAQQQDVDFLFALGELFTLLPYAQLILEQAEKDGTEIPVLDQLFDVFVREFSKHAVGLNAKPTATKAQQALALQLVRRPVADAQRFERVLTQACGLAGVYEMNP from the coding sequence ATGACCAGCACCCTGTTCAACCCGAAGACCTGTGAATTCAGCGAGTTCGACGCCGAGACCGCGCGACTGCTGCGCGCCACCGTCACCTGGTTCGAGACGCACGGCAAGAAGCGCCTGCTCGAGGAGAGCCGCGATCGGGTCTGGTACGCGGAATTCCTCGACTTCATCAAGAGCGAGCGGGTGTTCGCCACCTTCCTGACCCCGGCCGCCGAGGCCAACGGCGACCCGCACAAGCGCTGGGACACCGCGCGCATCGCCATGATGAGCAAGATCCTCGGCTTCTACGGCATGCAGTACTGGTACGTCTGGCAGGTCACCATCCTCGGCCTCGGGCCGATCTGGCAGAGCCACAACAAGGCCGCCAAGCAGCGCGCCGCCGCAGCCCTGGACTCCGGCGAGATCTTCGCCTTCGGGCTGTCCGAGCAGGCGCACGGCGCGGACATCTACTCCACCGACATGATCCTCGAGCCCAAGGCGCGCGGCGGATTCAGCGCCACCGGCGGCAAGTACTACATCGGCAACGGCAATCAGGCCGCCATGGTCTCGGTCTTCGGCCGCCGCGCCGACAAGCCGATCATCGACTCCGCCGACTTCCAGCGGAAGATGACCGAGGAGGAGTACTCCGGCTACCTGTTCTTCGCCGCCGACTCGCGGCACAAGAACTACAAGCTGCGCAAGAACGTCGTCGACTCCCAGATGTACGTCGCCGCATTCGATCTCGACAAGTACCCGGTCGCCGAGGACGACATCCTGCACACCGGGCGGGCCGCCTTCGACGCCGCCATGAACACCGTGAACGTCGGCAAGTTCAACCTCGGCTTCGGCGCGGTCGGCGCGTGCGAACACGCCATGTACGAGGCCGTCACGCACGCCGAGAACCGAGTGCTGTTCGGGCACAAGGTGACCGAGTTCCCGCAGGTGCGCACGATTCTCGCGGACAGCTACGCGCGATTGATCGGCATGAAGCTCTACAGCGAGCGCGCCATCGACTACATGCGCTCGGCGGGCCCGAACGACCGGCGCTACCTGCTGGTCAGCGCCATCGAGAAGATGTCGGTCACCCGGCAGGGGCAGAAGATCTACGAGGATCTGGCCGATGTGATCGCCGCGCGCGGCTTCGAGAACGACATGTACTTCCCGATGGCCATGGTCGGCATGTTCGGGCTGCCGCGCCTCGAGGGCACCGTGCACGTGAACATGGCGCTGTCGCTGAAGTTCATGCCCAACTACATGTTCCATCCCTCCGATGCCGGTTTGGCGGCGCTGCGCTACGTGCCCGGCGGCGCGCCCGCGGGTGCGGTCAAGGCCGCCTCGGAGGCGCTGAGCTGGACCAGTCGCCGGCTCGCGCCGCGCGCCGGTGCGGTCGTGCCCAAGCTGCGTGGCGAATTGGCAAGCGCCACTTACGCTCCCGTGCCCACCCGGCGCGATGCCGCCGATGACGAGTTCCTGTTCCGGCAGGGGCCGACCAGCGGGCTGGGGCGCATTCGCTTCGCGGACTGGCGGCCGGTGTTCGAGCGGCACCGCCACATTCCGAACGTGGCGGTGTTCCTGGAGCAGGCGCTCGGGCTCAAGACGCTGCTGGCCGCCGCCACGCCGACCAAGGCGCAGCAGCAGGACGTGGACTTCCTGTTCGCGCTCGGCGAGCTGTTCACACTGCTGCCGTACGCGCAGCTGATTCTGGAGCAGGCGGAAAAGGACGGCACCGAAATCCCGGTCCTGG
- a CDS encoding TetR/AcrR family transcriptional regulator, whose translation MTRSKPAAAPDRTPARRRIRGLDADERSAQRRRQLLAAATELFARQSYSGTSIEQICQQAYVGTKGFYDHFESKEACYTALLTQITEGIQQRVAEVAAATAGQEWLERMHALIAAFVHAIADDARLAKVTFGEAGGISPAVEAQRRSNRRWAAAFLNQQWPQPDPSGDKRKGLALSLATIGGMFELVADWLYRYDEPGTQEAVDTLIEDLNHFVTVVVAGRVSTFA comes from the coding sequence ATGACCCGCAGCAAACCAGCCGCGGCGCCAGATCGGACACCCGCACGGCGTCGCATCCGCGGCCTCGATGCGGACGAGCGCAGCGCACAGCGCCGCCGTCAGCTGCTCGCCGCCGCCACCGAACTTTTTGCCCGGCAAAGCTATTCGGGAACGTCGATCGAGCAGATCTGCCAGCAGGCGTACGTCGGCACCAAAGGCTTCTACGACCACTTCGAGAGCAAAGAGGCGTGCTACACCGCGCTGCTCACCCAGATCACCGAGGGGATCCAGCAACGCGTGGCCGAGGTCGCCGCGGCGACCGCCGGACAGGAGTGGCTGGAGCGCATGCACGCGCTGATCGCCGCGTTCGTGCACGCCATCGCCGACGACGCGCGGCTGGCCAAGGTGACCTTCGGGGAGGCGGGCGGCATCTCACCCGCCGTGGAGGCACAGCGCCGCAGTAACCGCCGATGGGCCGCCGCCTTCCTGAATCAGCAGTGGCCGCAACCGGATCCGAGCGGTGACAAGCGGAAGGGGCTGGCGCTCAGCCTCGCCACCATCGGCGGCATGTTCGAACTTGTCGCCGACTGGCTCTACCGTTACGACGAACCCGGGACACAGGAGGCGGTGGACACCCTCATCGAGGACCTGAACCACTTCGTCACCGTGGTGGTCGCGGGGCGTGTGAGCACCTTCGCCTGA
- a CDS encoding MMPL family transporter, whose protein sequence is MLPRLARFAMARPRAVLVAALLLMIIFGGFGATAKSHMVGGGYLTPELESVQANDFIEDHFPGGNPNFIVMISSDAGVNSPQARAEAERVEDLLGSDANVTGVQSYWTSVTARPDLATALRSKDSQRGLIMATVLGNDNEVQNRAVVLSEELNGDRDGVQVRVGGMAGTFADINHQVEKDLILAEAIAVPISGILLVLVFGSVIAAALPLMVGLFAIAATLGILRLMTLFMDVSIFALNMTSALGLALAIDYSLFIVSRYREELGNGLDPRAAILRSVQTAGRTVVFSGLTVALALAALAVFPQPFFKSFAYAGVAVVGAAVGASILLLPAALVLLGDKVNAWDLRKPLRRMLGRGEPTAVRPEDSGWYRLVTWVMRRPLPVSLVTIVILLLLGTPFLSAHFGTPDDRMIGTFASSRQVGDALREDFDANMGSSAVIVLPGFHGAQSEIGTYAAQLAKVPGVPAVLSSDGVYANTADGVRKVAVGVSQMAGPDGAYLSVGTKEAPFTDAGKEQLAALRAVPAPGEALFGGAAALNQDTNESVTSRLHLAAALIAVITLILLFLFTGSVILPIKALILNVLSLTATFGAMIWIFQEGHLDGLLNFTPTGSIDLFMPILMFCLAFGMSMDYEVFLLSRIREEWLASDRSAEANTRSVALGVARTGRIFTAAAGLMAVVLLAVATSQVTAMKLFGIGLALAVVSDATVIRGLLAPALMRLMSTANWWAPKPLAALHKRIGLEEEPAENPRPEADPEPVLLAK, encoded by the coding sequence ATGTTGCCGAGACTTGCCCGGTTCGCCATGGCGCGCCCGCGCGCCGTGCTGGTGGCCGCGCTGTTGCTGATGATCATCTTCGGCGGCTTCGGCGCGACGGCCAAGTCGCACATGGTCGGCGGCGGCTACCTGACCCCGGAGCTGGAGTCGGTGCAGGCCAACGATTTCATCGAGGATCACTTCCCCGGCGGCAATCCCAACTTCATCGTCATGATCAGCTCCGACGCCGGGGTGAACTCCCCCCAGGCGCGGGCCGAGGCCGAGCGGGTCGAGGACCTGCTCGGCAGCGACGCGAACGTGACCGGCGTGCAGTCCTACTGGACCAGCGTCACCGCCCGCCCGGACCTCGCCACCGCGCTGCGCAGCAAGGATTCCCAGCGCGGCCTGATCATGGCCACCGTGCTCGGCAACGACAACGAGGTCCAGAACCGCGCCGTGGTGCTCAGCGAGGAGCTCAATGGCGACCGCGACGGCGTGCAGGTGCGCGTCGGCGGCATGGCGGGCACCTTCGCCGATATCAACCATCAGGTCGAGAAGGACCTGATCCTGGCCGAGGCCATCGCGGTGCCGATCTCCGGCATCCTGCTGGTGCTGGTCTTCGGCAGCGTGATCGCGGCCGCGCTGCCACTCATGGTGGGGCTGTTCGCGATTGCCGCCACCCTGGGCATTCTGCGGCTCATGACGCTGTTCATGGACGTGTCGATCTTCGCCCTGAACATGACGAGCGCGCTGGGTCTGGCCCTCGCGATCGACTACAGCCTCTTCATCGTCAGCCGCTATCGCGAGGAGCTCGGCAACGGCCTGGATCCCCGCGCGGCCATCCTGCGGTCGGTGCAGACCGCCGGCCGCACCGTGGTGTTCTCCGGCCTGACCGTGGCGCTGGCGCTGGCCGCGCTGGCGGTGTTCCCGCAGCCGTTCTTCAAGTCCTTCGCGTACGCGGGCGTGGCGGTCGTCGGCGCGGCCGTGGGTGCATCGATTCTGCTGCTGCCCGCCGCGCTGGTGCTGCTGGGCGACAAGGTGAATGCCTGGGACCTGCGCAAACCCTTGCGCCGCATGCTGGGCCGCGGCGAGCCGACGGCGGTGCGGCCGGAAGACAGCGGCTGGTATCGCCTGGTCACCTGGGTCATGCGGCGCCCGCTGCCGGTCTCGCTGGTCACCATCGTGATTCTGCTGCTGCTCGGAACTCCGTTCCTGTCGGCGCATTTCGGCACCCCGGACGATCGGATGATCGGCACGTTCGCCTCCAGCCGTCAGGTGGGTGACGCGCTGCGCGAGGATTTCGACGCCAATATGGGGTCGAGCGCCGTGATCGTGCTGCCCGGTTTCCACGGCGCGCAGAGTGAGATCGGCACGTACGCGGCACAGTTGGCGAAGGTGCCGGGTGTGCCCGCGGTGCTGTCGAGCGACGGCGTGTACGCCAATACTGCGGACGGCGTGCGCAAGGTGGCCGTGGGTGTGTCGCAGATGGCCGGACCGGATGGGGCATACCTGTCGGTCGGCACCAAGGAAGCGCCCTTCACCGACGCGGGCAAGGAGCAGCTCGCCGCCCTGCGCGCCGTCCCCGCCCCCGGCGAGGCGCTCTTCGGTGGCGCGGCGGCCCTGAATCAGGACACCAACGAGTCCGTCACCTCGCGACTTCACTTGGCGGCGGCCCTGATCGCCGTCATCACCCTGATCCTGCTGTTCCTGTTCACCGGCAGCGTGATCCTCCCGATCAAGGCGCTCATCCTCAATGTCCTGTCGCTGACGGCCACCTTCGGCGCCATGATCTGGATCTTCCAGGAGGGCCACCTCGACGGCCTGCTGAACTTCACCCCGACCGGCAGCATCGACCTGTTCATGCCGATCCTCATGTTCTGCCTGGCCTTCGGCATGTCCATGGACTACGAGGTCTTCCTGCTCTCCCGCATTCGCGAGGAGTGGCTGGCCTCGGATCGCAGCGCGGAGGCCAATACCCGGTCCGTCGCCCTGGGTGTCGCGCGCACCGGCCGCATCTTCACCGCCGCCGCCGGCCTCATGGCGGTGGTGCTGCTGGCGGTGGCCACCTCGCAGGTGACGGCCATGAAGCTGTTCGGCATCGGCCTGGCGCTGGCGGTGGTCTCCGATGCCACCGTCATCCGCGGCCTGCTCGCCCCCGCCCTCATGCGCCTGATGAGCACCGCCAACTGGTGGGCTCCGAAACCCCTTGCCGCCCTGCACAAGCGGATCGGCCTGGAAGAGGAACCCGCCGAGAACCCGCGCCCGGAAGCCGATCCGGAGCCGGTTCTGCTCGCCAAATAA